Genomic window (Deltaproteobacteria bacterium):
GGCGACACGTGCGACCGGTACATGGTGCGCATGGAGGAGATGCGGCAGTCGCTCCGGATCATCGAGCAGGCCGTCGCGCAGCTTCCCGGCGGCCCCATCGACATCGACGACCCCCGGTTCATCCTGCCGCCCAAGGCGCAAGTCTACGAGAACATCGAGGCGCTGATGAACCACTTCAAGTTCATCATGGAAGGGGTCAAGGTCCCGGCCGGCGAGGTCTACTCGGCGACCGAGGCGGCCAACGGGGAGCTCGGGTTCTACATCGTGAGCAGGGGGGGCGGGGGGCCTTACAAGATCAAGGTCCGGCCGCCGTGCTTCCCGCTGTTCCAGGGGATACCGCACCTCGTGAAGGGCCAGATGATCGCGGATCTCGTCGCCACGCTGGGCAGCGTCAACATCGTCGCGGGGGAGCTGGACCGGTGAGCGTCGCCTTTTCCGAGACCGGGCGGGTGGAGTTCGAGCGGCTGCTTACCCGCTACCCCGACAGGAAGGCGGTGATCCTGCCCGCCCTTCACCTGGCGCAGAAGGAGTTCGGGTACGTCTCCGACGAAGCGATCGTCTACATCGCCGGACTGGTGGGCACCTCTCCCGCGGAGATCGAGGGGGTCGCCTCCTTCTACACGATGTACAACCGGAAGCCCGTGGGGAAGTACCACGTGCAGATCTGCCGGAACATCGCCTGCTCGCTGCTGGGGGCGGAGCACCTGATCGAACATGTGGCGGGGAAGCTCGGGGTGATGCCGGGCGGGACGACGCCGGACGGGAAGTTCACCCTTTCGGAGGTGGAGTGCCTCGGTTCCTGCGGGACGGCGCCGGTGATGCAGGTCAACGACGACTATTACGAGAATCTGACGGAAGCGTCGATCGACGCGATTCTCGAAAAATTGCCGTAAGGGGCGGACGACGGGAGCGATGGAAACGATCCTTACCACGCACTTCGCCGACGACGGGTACCGTCGCATCGACACCTACCGGGGGCTCGGCGGGTACGACGCGCTGCGGAAAGCGTTGTCGATGACCCCCGAGGGGATCATCGACGAGGTGAAGAAGGCGAACCTGCGGGGCCGCGGCGGCGCGGGCTTCCCGGCCGGGGTCAAGTGGGGGTTCCTTCCGAAGGATCTCTCCCGCCCGCGCGTGCTGGTCGTCAACGCGGACGAGGGGGAGCCCGGCACCTTCAAGGACCGCCTCATCATGGGCCGCGGGCCGCACCTGCTGGTCGAGGGGATCGCGATCGCCGCGTTCGCCCTGCGCGTGCACCTCTCCTACGTCTACATCCGGGGC
Coding sequences:
- a CDS encoding NADH-quinone oxidoreductase subunit D (Catalyzes the transfer of electrons from NADH to quinone) — translated: GDTCDRYMVRMEEMRQSLRIIEQAVAQLPGGPIDIDDPRFILPPKAQVYENIEALMNHFKFIMEGVKVPAGEVYSATEAANGELGFYIVSRGGGGPYKIKVRPPCFPLFQGIPHLVKGQMIADLVATLGSVNIVAGELDR
- the nuoE gene encoding NADH-quinone oxidoreductase subunit NuoE translates to MSVAFSETGRVEFERLLTRYPDRKAVILPALHLAQKEFGYVSDEAIVYIAGLVGTSPAEIEGVASFYTMYNRKPVGKYHVQICRNIACSLLGAEHLIEHVAGKLGVMPGGTTPDGKFTLSEVECLGSCGTAPVMQVNDDYYENLTEASIDAILEKLP